The Coffea arabica cultivar ET-39 chromosome 6e, Coffea Arabica ET-39 HiFi, whole genome shotgun sequence genome contains the following window.
AGAGAATCAATTTCTTGTGCAACTTTGTCCATTACACATGGATGGTTAATTAGCTCTGCCAGTTCCCATTCCACTGCAATAGCTGGTGTATCTGATCCACCAGTAAATGATCAAACATAGTAAATTATCAATTAGATTGTAATATGTTAGGAAATAGCACCAAAGAAGTTCGACGGATGTCCATTTTACAGTTATGATTTTGTAGTCACTAATGACTGATATAGATGAATATTGACAAGATAATACAAAATTACCAGAATGAAAGCTTTAATGTTCTCTTCTGTCAATTTGAACTCAGAGCTTTCTTCTTCTGATATATCAAGTAAAATGTCAGGAAGATCCTTGGCAGGTTCACCATCAACAGGTTGCTTTGCTTTCTAATCTCCTGGTGTTTCTGGATGATCTTTTTCAATATCTCATCATACTTGTCGCGAACTCTCTTGAGCCTTTTTCCAAGTCCCTGCAAATCCAAGTTCTTACAAAACCAGAATAAGTCAGAAAAGTTAAACTGCCCACAGAGCTCAGAACCCTCTTGAATCGCCTTCCTGACTTCTACGGCCTGAGAGTCATTTCCAGAACATTTTTTGCTCATGATATCACATTATTCGTTGTTCTCATTACCTCGGCTTGAATATCAACTGCCTTGCTAGCTTTTGCATACGTTACAAATGATTGTATTAAATTCTTTACTTCAGAATGTCTAATAGGAAACATTAGGTCTAAGGTCCGACCTCCAAGAAGTTCAGACATTCAGagttttttcatgaattttcaatACGGTCCATAAGGGGCGAAAGCAAAGTCCTGTGAGCCATAAGTTAAGTAGCTGATAGCAGCTATTTGAGGCCGGTTGGAAAAGGAAATTTCATGAGTTTTGAGGCACTCTTTAGCAATCTCAGGTGATGATGCAACCACACAAGAAATGGAACCAAAGTATATGTGAAGTAAGGGTCCAAAGTATACGTGGAACCAAAGAGCTCTGTGAGGTGCTGGAGAAAGCAGATGAAGGTGTTCGATAATTGGCAAGGCTAATGGACTGGGAGGAAGGTTATTAGAAGTTCGATTTCTAATTAATTTTCGAACAAAGATGGTTGAAATGAGCCAAATGAGTAAGAGAATGATGTATCCTTGAACATCAGCCATGATTAAAACTTGGTGAATCTAGTAGATTTATCAAGCAGAGAATTTGAATTTGGTTAACTATGTAGTTAATACTGCTTATAGTACAATGAACAAGTAGGATTATTCTAGTTTTTATTGCACATTAGGTCGAGACAGCAATGTAATGAGGTCACTTGCAATTTTATCTATGGTTGATGAGGGTGGTCGTTTCGAGCCGGGCCCCAACCTCGACCTCCACCCCGGCCTCCCCTTACCGAGTCGAGGACTACATTACTGAGGTCCCCTTATCCATCCCGGTCACCTCGGTCATCGCGGTGATCGCCTTGAAATCCCATTGTGCCTGATGGGACGGCTGAGGTCCGGTCACAAATTGACACCTGAGGGGGAACAAGACATATGATAAGGCCTGTCTGACAGACCTGTCGGGGCAGACTGACATGCTCAATTTGTTAGGACCTAAGAAGTTGAATCCTACCGTCATTCCTTCTCAATTGTCCCTTATAAATACAGGAATCTCACTCAGAAAAAAGGGGACAAAAAAATTGCTCTGTAAGAACTACTACTCTCTAAGGAacattctaatttcactccaaTCTATACTAACTAGATCGTCGGAGAAATACCGGGGGATTCAGTCCCACCTTTTATATTTTGAGCAGGTGATTCCCGAGGAGCAGTACGCACTCCAGGAAGTCACTCCCGCATTTTGGTACAGCTCATTAAAGTcgaaaatcacctcttcaattgGTGCCGTCTGTGGGAACTTCGAAGACATCAAAGAATGAAACCTACACGTTCTAGGAGCAGGAAGGTTCTCACCATCGGGGCTGAGCCCAGTGCTCCAACCCTACAAGAAAATGTTTTTGAAGGACAAGGGTTTCCTAAGGCTCAGCCTACTAACGGAGAAGCCATGACTCGAATGGCTGAATTCGTGGTTGAGAACCCTAACATCTTTGAAGAGTTGGGAAGATATTTCAAGAGACAAGGCAAACAAAAAGTTGAGTCCTCCAAGAGAAGATCGGATGAGTCTCCCGAGGTCCCATCCGAAGAAGAATCTGATGGGAGACACACTGTTAGTAGCACCGCAAAGCGAGTCTCATCCAAGACTACTTCTAGAATTGCCTTCATTTCTAAGGTGTTCTCACGGGGTCTACTGAGAAAGCGAGTTGAGAAAGAATCTCGGCTCCCGAGAAGGTTAGAAGTGGATTACATGAGGGATCTACCTTTTACAGATGATATTAACGAGGAGAGACTCCCTTCTAACTTCAAACTCCCCACGCTACCGTCCTACGATGGCCGAGGTGACCCTGAGAATCACCACCACGCCTTCATTTTGGCCTTTCGATTATACTATGTCCCCGACCCTTTGATTTGTCGGCCCTTCCCAGTATTCTTGCAAGGAACAGCTCGAAAATGATTCTGTGGTCTTGAATCTAGGAGCATTTCCTCCCTGGGAGAACTGGTGGCAAATTCATCTACCGATTTGTGTCCTCCTGACCAACGACTAAGACTTCGGCTTATCTGCTAAACATACAGTAGAATTCGAGGGAGTCCCTCCGTTCTTATGTACAAAGATTCTATGATGAAAGCGTGCAGATACCTGATCCTAATGAGCAGGTAACTATAGCCGCCTTCACCAATGGACTTATCTTCGGAGTGTTTAACACCGGAGTACATAAAAAATATTCCCGCATGCTTCAGGAGCTCTAACAGAAGGTCGAAAAAGACATACAGACCGAAAACCTGAACCGCATGAAGAGAGAAGCCCAAGTGGCTCGCTCAGGATCTGATTTTCGAAGGAAGAAGGAATCAAGCCGAAATGAGACTGGCACCGGTAGCGGTCTCCAAAATCCCAGCCAAGATCGTCGGAGCGTTTTCCACAGAATAACCAAGGGAAAGTCATCCATCCCAGATTTTGAGCTGACCCCCTTGAATGCTAGCCAATCTGGCGTACTCTCTGTGATGGAGCAGAACAACCTCAGATGTGCCCCTCAAAAGATGTacggaaagagagaaaaaaggatCTCTAGCATTTACTGCCTATACCACCGAGTTGTTGAGCACGAGACTGAGAACTGCATTGATCTGAAAAGGGAGATAAAGCACTTCATCAAGTAGGGGCACCTGAAACAGTTCATCCGCCGAGATGGGAGTTATAACAGAAGTGAATCCCGTCGCGAAAGGCGAGGTGACCAATGACGAGATGATCGGCTGGGATAGAGGAGTAGTTGCCGACCTCCTGAGGTTCTTAGGGAGACGAGAAGACCTCTCTGAGACGAGTCCCCAGGTCATAGGCCAGGTTACTGGCCAAATATTGCCGAAGTCATCGACAACATAGCCAGAGGTCCGACGGGAGGGGATAGTCAAAACTCTCGAAAGAAGATCTACAGACATGTTAATCCGGATCAGGCCAAAACAAGCTCTCGCCTTACCGAGACAATCACATATGGCCCAAGTGATCCCGTCCCGACTGCTTCCTATAGTCATGAGGCCCTGTGATAGAAGTGCTCATCAACAACTATATCGCGAAAAAGATGTACGTCGACCCTGGAAGTTCGGTAGACGTAATATATTACTGAACTTTCGAAAGTCTGAAATTGATCAGGAATCAGCTCACACCCGTAAGAACTCCTCTAGTAGGGTTCGAGGGACACATGGTCCACCTGGAGGGGATGGTTTTGCTAATGGTGACCGTAGGATGCCATCCTCGGTGCCGAACCGTACCCATCAATTTCGTTGTAGTCAAAGTTGATTCCCCTTACAATCTGCTCATGGGTCGACCCACCCTAAATGCTTTGCAGGTTGTGTACTCAACGTACCGCCTAAGTTTCAAGTTATCAACTCCCTCAGGCATCACCGCGGTGAGCAGCGGTGTTTGCGCAGCACGGGAATGCTACCTAACTATCCTGCAGGCTGCGTCCTCTTCGACGGTCGAGACGAAAATTGAGGGTAAGAGGTCTAGCATTCTCTCGGTAGACTACATAGATTCTCAACAATCCGGGAAGCCTCAAAGACTAGAGATCGGAGACAAGGTGGAAGAAGTTTCCCTGGATCCTTCAAACCCTGATCAAACCATCCGCATCGGCACTGGGTTACCTGGGCCTCTCAAAGGCGAAATGGTCAACCTTCTTAAAGAATACCAGGATATTTTTGCCTGGACTACCGAGCAAGTTGTGGGAGTATTCCACCATCTTATGCTGCATGAACTGAATGTTGACCCACGTGCTAAACCTGTTAAGTAAAAAAGGAGGCATTTCGGCCCAGAACGCAACAAAGCCGTGGTCGAAGAGGTAGACAAACTCTTGTCGGTGCGGATGATCAAGGAGGTGCAATATCCCACATGGCTATCTAACCCTGTCATGGTTAAGAAGGACACCGGGGGTGGTGAATGTGTATAGATTTCATGATCTGAACAAGGCTTGCTCAAAGGATTGCTACCCGCTACCGAGGATCGATGCATTGGTCGATTCAACAATAGGTTACGAAGTCCTCTGTTTTCTAGATGCTTTTAAAGGCTACCATCAGATCGGAATGAGTGAAGAGGATCAGGAGAAAATGGCTTTCTTTACAGATCAAGGAATCTACTATTACACAATCATACCTTTCGACCTGAATAATACCGGGATGACGTATCAGAGACTAATCAATCGAGTTTTTAAATCCCAAATAGGTAGGAATGTCGAAACctacgtggatgacatcctCCTAAAAAGCAAGCACACCTCGGCGTTCTTATTCGACGTGAGGGAGGTCCTCCGCGACACTAGGATGATGCTAAATCCTAAGAAGTGCGTATTTGATGtgatttcaaaaaaattcttaGGATATCTGGTGTCACGCCGAGGTATAGAAGCCAATCCTAACAAAGTGAAGGCGATTCAAAAGATGTCTTCACCTAGCAGCCCCCGAGATGTACAAAGACTGACGGGAAAGCTAGCAGCTATGAACCGGTTCTTATCACAATCTGCTGCCAAGGTTCTGCCCTTCTTCAAAGTATTAAAGAAGACTGACAAGTTCTCCTGGACTGAAATGTGTCAACAAGCTTTTGAGCAAATAAAGGAGTACCTGCACTACCTCCCTACTCTTACCTCGCAACAGGCTGGAGAGATGTTATATCTTTACCTATCTGCTGCTGAGGAGGTAGTAAGTGCAGTGCTAATCCAAGATAATGGTACCCAAGTGTCAGTTTACTACGTTAGCCGAGTCCTCCGCGGGGCAGAGACTCGGTACACCCAAGCCGAAAAGCTCATGTTGGGATTCATCCACATAGCCCTTAGGTTGAAACCTTATTTCCTGACTCACCCCATACGTGTGAGAACAGATCAGCCCATTAGGCAGATCTTGTCACAAACTGAAGCTTCTGGGCGTCTCACCAAGTGAGCCATTGAGATAGGAGAATATGACCTAACATATGAGTCTCGAACTGCCATTAAAGCCCAGGTCCTAGCAGATTTTTTGACCGAACTCACCTTTCCTGTGAGCGAAGAAGCCACCTCGGCCAGCGCCGAGCCTCAACAGTGGACGTTGTACGTGGATGGGTCGTCTAACGGGTCGTCTAACAATGATGGCAGTGGAGTTGGATTGCTCCTTGAAGATTCTCACGAGGAAACATGCTCATATGCCCTGCGATTTGATTTCTTCGCCTCCAATAATGAAGCTGAGTACAAGGCTGTCATTGCGGGCTTGCAATTAGCTCGCAGACTTGGTGCTCGACGTATCTCCGTCTATAGTGACTCCCAACTCGTCGCATGCCAAGTACTGGGGGAATATGAAGCCAGGAAGGAAACCATGCAACGGTACCTCTCCAAAATCTACCAGTTGGCGGCCTATTTCGAgtcttttgaaattcaaaaaatacCTCGATCCCAAAATAAGCGGACCGATGCGCTGTTCCGGTTGACCACCACCTCGTTTTCCGTAGTCCATAAGACGATTCTTGTGGAGGTTTTAGCCGAACCAGACTACTTGGAAGACAAAGTCTAACCGGTGAGTTCGGTGGACACCTCGATGAATCCTCTAATCAGATTCTTGGGTCAAGGCATTCTTCCAGACGACAAAGTTAAAGCGAGGAAAATTCAGCACAAAACTGCTCGATATGCGCTCCGCGACGACAGTCTTTACAAAATATCTTATCTTGGCCCGTGGTTGCGATGCGTCATCgctgaaaaagaagaaaacgcCCTTCGAAAGATACATGAAGGACTGTGCGGAGCGCATGTCGGCTAATGGATGTTCGTCAAGAAGGCCTTACTACTTGGCTATTTTTAGCCGGCGAGATGCCCAACTCCTAGTACTTTGTTGTTCTTCTTGCCAGTACCACGCCTCGAAACATCATCAGCTAACTAATCTTATGGTTCCCATCACGTTCCCATGACTTTTTGAGCAGTGGGGCACAGATATTATTGGACCCTTCTCTAGGACCGTAGGCAATCATGCCTATGTGGTAGTGGTTGTCGATTCCTTCACAA
Protein-coding sequences here:
- the LOC140009741 gene encoding uncharacterized protein produces the protein MGVITEVNPVAKGEVTNDEMIGWDRGVVADLLRFLGRREDLSETSPQVIGQESAHTRKNSSSRVRGTHGPPGGDGFANGDRRMPSSVVYSTYRLSFKLSTPSGITAVSSGVCAARECYLTILQAASSSTVETKIEGKRSSILSVDYIDSQQSGKPQRLEIGDKVEEVSLDPSNPDQTIRIGTGLPGPLKGEMVNLLKEYQDIFAWTTEQVVGVFHHLMLHELNVDPRAKPVKTPGVVNVYRFHDLNKACSKDCYPLPRIDALVDSTIGYEVLCFLDAFKGYHQIGMSEEDQEKMAFFTDQGIYYYTIIPFDLNNTGMTYQRLINRVFKSQIGRNVETYVDDILLKSKHTSAFLFDVREVLRDTRMMLNPKKCVFDVISKKFLGYLVSRRGIEANPNKVKAIQKMSSPSSPRDVQRLTGKLAAMNRFLSQSAAKVLPFFKVLKKTDKFSWTEMCQQAFEQIKEYLHYLPTLTSQQAGEMLYLYLSAAEEVVSAVLIQDNGTQVSVYYVSRVLRGAETRYTQAEKLMLGFIHIALRLKPYFLTHPIRVLADFLTELTFPVSEEATSASAEPQQWTLYVDGSSNGSSNNDGSGVGLLLEDSHEETCSYALRFDFFASNNEAEYKAVIAGLQLARRLGARRISVYSDSQLVACQVLGEYEARKETMQRYLSKIYQLAAYFESFEIQKIPRSQNKRTDALFRLTTTSFSVVHKTILVEVLAEPDYLEDKV